One genomic region from Pyxicephalus adspersus chromosome 1, UCB_Pads_2.0, whole genome shotgun sequence encodes:
- the LOC140321863 gene encoding dead end protein homolog 1-like — MDNKVALLQWMKDENIILEQINGQRIYRGCISVDSVEKDPSLGAEIFISNIPQVIYENTLIPLFENIGRLIEFRLMMTFSGLNRGFAYARYETKQEAGLAILQLHGYEIQGGHKIVVCRSTEKCELMLDGLPCFLNQSSLTSALREVTVGVDTISLFASPTADMKNLAIVKYTSHKAASMAKKSLFAGSRLLYGCPFSVDWLKPQMKQKVQTGSLPQPHVYHPVMWSSGKKQNNEIAGSYVQTLNNTCEKMKLGQPSIQIYFMGQSSCGWLRFRYMATLPNHSIPFTGYDWLIGKNLTPMEQLTQAKELVARNILQKLCKCEIGICSYW, encoded by the exons ATGGACAATAAAGTAGCGCTTTTACAATGGATGAAAGATGAAAATATCATTCTGGAACAAATCAATGGTCAGAGAATTTATCGTGGATGCATTTCAG TAGATTCAGTCGAAAAAGATCCTTCCCTTGGCGCAGAGATATTCATCAGCAACATCCCGCAAGTGATTTATGAAAATACACTGATTCCACTGTTTGAAAACATTGGAAGACTCATTGAATTCCGGTTAATGATGACCTTCAGCGGCCTGAACCGTGGCTTTGCTTACGCCCGCTATGAGACCAAGCAGGAAGCAGGGCTAGCCATCCTTCAACTACATGGCTATGAAATACAGGGAGGCCACAAGATTGTGGTGTGCAGAAGCACAGAAAAGTGCGAGCTGATGCTAGATGGCCTGccttgttttttaaatcaaagttCATTAACCAGCGCCTTGCGTGAAGTTACCGTTGGTGTAGACACAATTTCCCTCTTTGCTAGCCCTACTGCAGACATGAAAAATCTCGCTATTGTAAAATACACCTCCCACAAGGCTGCCTCCATGGCAAAGAAGAGTCTGTTTGCAG GCTCCCGGCTGCTGTACGGTTGTCCCTTCAGTGTAGACTGGCTAAAGCCCCAGATGAAGCAAAAAGTGCAGACTGGCAGTCTGCCCCAGCCCCATGTGTACCATCCTGTAATGTGGAGCAGCGGTAAAAAGCAGAATAATGAGATTGCAGGCAGCTATGTTCAAACTCTGAACAATACCTGCGAGAAGATGAAGCTTGGCCAGCCATCTATCCAGATATATTTCATGGGTCAGAGCTCCTGTGGTTGGCTAAGGTTCCGCTATATGGCTACATTACCAAACCATTCCATTCCCTTCACTGGATACGATTGGCTGATTGGCAAGAATCTTACCCCTATGGAGCaattaacacaggctaaggagTTAGTGGCCCGAAACATACTACAAAAATTATGTaagtgtgagattggcatctgtTCATACTGGTGA